A single window of Rhizobium sp. CCGE531 DNA harbors:
- a CDS encoding Hint domain-containing protein: MAEGNYHAITTSGVDYNLVYDPGVLGVGANYDLTITNPDLTTTVVSNITPGNVATPVNGTSSLSIASLLGNTDYVVAPGATATVNIAAALLGTSTVYVGGNATINSGISLLSNMNLVVDGGTATAAGGSLGGALSGLNVDLENGGTFANGTAVLSALNGTTINFGDGGGTFIANAGGAVLDLSSTTINSFDAATDKIEFQGLAGSVDHYTITSSGGTQTINLFDSNNNPLGNVSVAGTSFPTGSFVVGQAGPLTISANGAAVDITPVATPCFVSGTHILTVRGEVAVEDLKVGDLAITATGETRPIIWIGNKRLEQPVRNEWPIRVRAGAFGDNLPARDLLLSGGHAVCVDLMGEVFVPVGELANGATIVREEWAEVTYWHVELESHDVLMAEGLGCESYMEVGNRAFFGKAYGRLVEVDAAQRVTESLTRYARPFVDRGVLVEAIRERLIARAEALGWSRAVDMDLHMLVDGKRVEGQIDGDLARFIFPASAKTASLVSRTFSPGREVRALGVRFESLRIFDGLKTDRDVALNDLVGVHPEEVAAGCNWSWTDGHLVLPATLWADCKGHVILRLTGYVEAGQPWVAPEEKDVAGRRAA, encoded by the coding sequence ATGGCGGAAGGCAATTATCATGCCATCACTACGAGTGGTGTAGATTATAATCTGGTCTACGACCCGGGCGTGCTTGGGGTGGGTGCAAATTATGACCTCACCATCACCAACCCGGACCTTACGACAACAGTTGTAAGCAATATCACGCCAGGCAATGTTGCGACACCGGTTAACGGCACCAGCTCGCTGTCTATCGCCTCGCTTCTCGGGAACACCGATTACGTGGTGGCCCCCGGCGCGACGGCAACCGTCAACATTGCCGCCGCGCTATTAGGCACGTCCACCGTCTATGTGGGCGGCAACGCTACCATCAATTCGGGCATTAGCTTGCTGAGCAACATGAACCTGGTCGTTGACGGTGGCACCGCCACCGCTGCCGGCGGGTCGCTCGGCGGAGCGCTGAGCGGCTTGAATGTCGATCTCGAGAATGGTGGCACGTTCGCCAATGGGACGGCCGTGTTGAGCGCGCTGAACGGCACGACCATCAACTTCGGAGATGGCGGTGGCACCTTTATCGCGAACGCCGGCGGTGCGGTTCTCGACCTTTCGTCCACGACCATCAATAGCTTCGATGCCGCGACGGACAAGATTGAATTCCAGGGGTTGGCCGGGTCGGTCGATCACTACACCATCACCTCGAGCGGCGGCACCCAGACAATCAATCTTTTCGACAGCAACAACAACCCGCTCGGAAATGTCAGCGTCGCCGGCACCAGTTTCCCGACCGGCTCCTTTGTAGTAGGCCAGGCAGGTCCGCTGACAATCAGCGCAAATGGTGCGGCGGTAGACATTACTCCCGTGGCGACACCCTGCTTCGTCTCTGGGACGCACATTCTTACCGTACGCGGTGAAGTCGCCGTGGAAGATCTGAAGGTCGGCGACTTGGCGATCACGGCGACCGGCGAAACCCGTCCGATCATCTGGATCGGCAACAAGCGGCTTGAGCAGCCGGTGCGCAACGAGTGGCCGATCCGGGTTCGTGCCGGCGCCTTCGGCGACAACTTGCCTGCTCGCGATCTGCTGCTGTCCGGCGGCCATGCGGTGTGCGTGGACCTGATGGGCGAAGTGTTCGTGCCGGTCGGCGAACTGGCCAACGGCGCGACGATCGTCCGCGAGGAGTGGGCCGAGGTCACTTATTGGCACGTGGAGCTGGAAAGCCATGATGTGCTCATGGCCGAGGGCCTGGGCTGCGAGAGCTATATGGAAGTGGGCAACCGTGCCTTCTTCGGCAAGGCTTACGGTCGCCTCGTTGAGGTCGACGCCGCTCAGCGCGTGACCGAGAGCCTGACCCGTTATGCCCGCCCCTTCGTCGATCGAGGGGTCCTCGTCGAGGCGATACGCGAGCGGTTGATCGCGCGGGCCGAGGCACTCGGCTGGAGCCGGGCTGTGGATATGGACCTGCATATGCTGGTCGACGGCAAACGTGTGGAGGGGCAGATCGACGGCGACCTCGCCCGGTTCATCTTCCCGGCCTCCGCCAAGACGGCGAGCCTGGTGTCGCGGACCTTCTCTCCCGGACGGGAGGTCCGTGCGCTTGGCGTGCGGTTCGAGAGCCTGCGCATCTTCGATGGCCTCAAGACCGATCGTGACGTTGCCTTGAACGACCTCGTCGGCGTCCATCCCGAAGAGGTCGCCGCAGGTTGCAACTGGTCCTGGACCGATGGTCATCTCGTGCTGCCGGCCACGCTGTGGGCCGATTGCAAGGGTCACGTGATCCTGCGCCTGACCGGCTACGTCGAAGCCGGCCAACCCTGGGTGGCGCCGGAGGAAAAGGACGTGGCGGGGCGCCGCGCCGCTTGA
- a CDS encoding Hint domain-containing protein — translation MALIGINLINNGTTTIDSSNAGTPSDTIQLNLVANGTVIVDGVNVDISSVVGIGAASNTTIGAINGANVTIDAGLANVGAASTYTYAIGANSSITVDSGLLTVDLLNGVTVDFANANGSGLFAYNPGSVSLNLSTPPNVMNVQSGDRIEVVGSNVVSQSGNTVTFFGGLLNAIPFGSYTIPAGVTYTYDPNTDTLTFTSCFLRGTLIRTPEGDVPVEDLRVGDLVVTHKGVAEIRWVGRRRIDPKAIDKPRDTLPVRIQAGALAENVPSRDLYVSPDRCMFLEESLIPAKFLLNGTTITQEATLVPFEYYHIELEQHSIILAEGAQTETYLALGGRMSFLEPGVLRFGSFASTATRTWNDWCYPPVYAGKVLQQARMSIERRAEDMGYRVREAEAS, via the coding sequence ATGGCTTTGATTGGCATCAACCTAATCAACAACGGCACGACCACGATTGATAGTAGCAACGCCGGCACTCCCTCGGACACCATACAGCTCAATCTGGTTGCCAACGGTACGGTGATCGTTGATGGCGTGAACGTCGATATAAGCAGTGTCGTCGGTATCGGCGCGGCTTCAAATACGACGATCGGGGCGATCAACGGTGCGAATGTGACCATCGATGCCGGCCTCGCAAACGTCGGGGCCGCTTCGACCTATACTTATGCAATAGGCGCCAATTCGAGTATTACGGTGGATTCAGGCCTGCTTACTGTCGATCTTTTGAACGGTGTTACCGTAGATTTTGCCAATGCAAACGGTAGCGGGCTGTTCGCGTACAACCCCGGCAGCGTCAGCTTGAACCTCTCGACCCCGCCGAACGTCATGAACGTTCAATCGGGAGACAGGATCGAGGTGGTAGGCTCGAACGTTGTCTCTCAATCCGGCAATACCGTCACCTTCTTCGGCGGTCTGTTGAACGCGATACCATTCGGCTCCTATACCATACCGGCCGGTGTCACCTACACCTACGATCCGAACACCGACACACTGACGTTTACGAGCTGCTTCCTGCGCGGCACGCTCATCCGCACACCGGAGGGAGATGTGCCGGTCGAGGATTTGCGGGTCGGCGATCTTGTGGTCACCCACAAGGGCGTTGCGGAAATTAGATGGGTCGGACGGCGTCGGATCGATCCGAAGGCGATCGACAAACCACGCGATACCCTTCCGGTTCGCATACAGGCAGGCGCCCTTGCCGAAAACGTCCCCTCCCGGGATCTTTACGTTTCGCCGGACCGTTGCATGTTTCTGGAGGAATCGCTGATTCCAGCAAAGTTCCTCCTCAACGGTACGACGATCACCCAGGAGGCGACGCTGGTGCCGTTCGAGTATTACCATATCGAGCTCGAACAGCATTCGATCATTCTTGCCGAAGGCGCACAGACAGAGACCTATCTTGCTCTCGGTGGTCGTATGTCCTTTCTCGAGCCCGGCGTATTGCGGTTCGGTTCCTTTGCAAGCACGGCGACGCGCACCTGGAATGACTGGTGCTATCCGCCGGTCTATGCCGGCAAGGTGCTCCAGCAAGCCCGCATGTCTATTGAAAGGCGGGCGGAGGACATGGGCTATCGCGTTCGGGAGGCCGAAGCATCCTGA
- a CDS encoding outer membrane protein, protein MLLNLVNPFEENFRMRKFLGSTAFLLAAVAASVGYAADLSVSTPPQAPVETAPVFSWTGFYVGVNAGGAFGGNDTVGFHSFGSYLGKFGKLESSGFLGGGQIGYNYQFDPNWVIGLEADFQGADISDSFRSDVASASSKIDWYGTLRPRIGYSYDNTLFYGTGGLAYGHVNYKGSVAGVGSFDDDKTKAGWTVGAGVEHAFTDHVTAKLEYQYVDFGSSNVGGDALNSKASLDFHAVRVGLNYKF, encoded by the coding sequence ATGTTGTTAAATCTCGTGAATCCCTTCGAGGAGAATTTTCGAATGCGCAAGTTTTTGGGATCTACCGCTTTCCTGCTGGCGGCGGTTGCGGCAAGTGTGGGTTATGCGGCCGACCTCTCAGTCTCAACTCCGCCGCAGGCTCCGGTGGAAACAGCACCGGTGTTTTCGTGGACCGGCTTTTATGTCGGTGTGAACGCAGGCGGCGCCTTCGGCGGCAACGACACGGTCGGATTTCATTCCTTCGGGAGCTATCTAGGTAAATTTGGGAAGCTTGAAAGCTCCGGCTTCCTTGGGGGCGGCCAGATCGGCTACAATTATCAGTTCGACCCCAATTGGGTGATCGGCCTCGAAGCCGATTTTCAGGGTGCTGATATCAGCGACTCTTTCAGAAGCGATGTGGCGAGCGCCTCTTCGAAGATCGATTGGTACGGCACGCTCCGTCCACGCATTGGTTATTCTTACGATAACACCTTGTTTTATGGCACCGGCGGCCTTGCCTATGGTCATGTCAACTACAAGGGCTCCGTCGCCGGCGTCGGCAGTTTCGACGACGACAAGACCAAGGCCGGTTGGACGGTGGGTGCCGGTGTCGAACATGCCTTCACCGATCATGTGACTGCTAAACTCGAATATCAGTATGTCGATTTCGGCAGCAGCAACGTGGGCGGGGATGCCCTCAACTCCAAAGCCAGCCTTGATTTCCATGCCGTTCGGGTCGGTCTGAACTATAAGTTCTGA
- a CDS encoding DUF982 domain-containing protein, producing MGRNTKDFGTDPDIGERFVRSNPSKTPGPPVRPEDNLTMSRGRPVTSASDLERTAAKGDAPKSGEIARDMKLLTKLVLKRRCAGAERPAVQDRQDFSGENSDNLRNLVFEPVKISLDDDGEVQVVDSVMRAVECLTTQWPVHYGEAFEQALQTCIDGVTGRASPPQVRSAFITAAKAAGILVTL from the coding sequence ATGGGGCGGAATACTAAGGATTTTGGCACCGATCCCGATATCGGCGAACGGTTTGTTCGTTCGAATCCCTCTAAAACCCCTGGTCCTCCGGTACGCCCGGAAGATAATTTGACGATGTCGCGGGGTCGGCCAGTCACGAGCGCAAGCGATCTCGAACGCACAGCCGCCAAAGGTGATGCGCCCAAGTCAGGTGAGATCGCTCGCGACATGAAGTTGCTGACCAAGCTGGTCCTGAAGCGAAGATGCGCAGGGGCCGAACGACCTGCCGTTCAGGATCGGCAGGACTTCTCCGGCGAGAATTCCGACAATCTCCGAAACCTTGTGTTCGAGCCGGTCAAAATCAGCCTCGACGATGATGGCGAAGTTCAGGTTGTCGATTCCGTCATGCGCGCCGTGGAGTGCCTGACGACACAATGGCCGGTGCACTACGGAGAGGCGTTCGAACAAGCGCTCCAGACCTGCATTGACGGCGTCACGGGCAGGGCGTCGCCGCCGCAGGTTCGATCGGCATTCATCACGGCCGCCAAAGCGGCTGGCATCCTCGTGACGCTCTGA
- a CDS encoding helix-turn-helix transcriptional regulator, which produces MSITPNNIDSSKASTVPHGEIAAAVRQAREAIGYTIDDLSETCGLTSEEIIEIEAGAEADPAKLRRIATALQIPPSTFFIV; this is translated from the coding sequence ATGTCCATTACTCCGAATAATATCGATAGTTCAAAGGCTTCTACCGTTCCCCATGGCGAAATCGCAGCTGCCGTACGGCAGGCGCGTGAAGCCATCGGTTATACGATTGACGATCTGTCTGAAACCTGTGGTCTCACCAGTGAGGAAATCATTGAAATCGAGGCCGGTGCAGAGGCCGATCCGGCGAAACTGCGCCGCATTGCCACCGCATTGCAGATACCACCCTCGACTTTTTTCATCGTCTGA
- a CDS encoding NUDIX hydrolase yields MRRSESFLSELASHADAMLHGRVYEQYAAICYRKEAERDDAEMLVVTSRESGRWVVPKGWPIRGKKPHEVAAIEAYEEAGVRGKVKKKPFGYFTYLKQLADGNRVPCIVELHLLEVDQMLQDFPERGQRRVEWVSFIEAANRVREPELKGLLLAAERKICKARSKK; encoded by the coding sequence TTGAGGCGTTCGGAGAGTTTCCTGTCCGAACTTGCTTCCCATGCGGACGCGATGCTTCACGGCCGCGTCTACGAACAATATGCCGCGATCTGCTACAGGAAAGAAGCCGAACGCGACGATGCCGAGATGCTCGTCGTCACCAGCCGGGAAAGCGGGCGCTGGGTCGTTCCCAAGGGCTGGCCGATCAGGGGCAAGAAGCCGCATGAGGTCGCAGCCATAGAAGCCTATGAGGAGGCCGGCGTGCGCGGAAAGGTGAAGAAGAAGCCTTTCGGCTACTTCACCTATCTGAAGCAGCTTGCCGACGGCAATCGCGTTCCCTGTATCGTCGAACTGCATCTGCTGGAAGTAGACCAGATGCTTCAGGATTTCCCGGAGCGAGGCCAGCGTCGCGTCGAATGGGTCTCCTTCATCGAGGCCGCCAATCGTGTGCGCGAACCGGAGCTCAAGGGCCTCTTGCTCGCGGCCGAGCGAAAGATATGCAAGGCAAGAAGCAAGAAGTAA